One segment of Sesamum indicum cultivar Zhongzhi No. 13 linkage group LG4, S_indicum_v1.0, whole genome shotgun sequence DNA contains the following:
- the LOC105160028 gene encoding beta-glucosidase 6, producing MMLVRKCNNNNNNNIIGLIIFMYVVGVGIPTCFAQNIISRGSFPKGFVFGTASSAFQYEGAVKEDGRGPTIWDKFAHSFGKVIDFSNADVANDQYHLYTGDIQLMKDMGMDAYRFSIAWSRIYPNGTGVINQAGIDHYNKLIDALLANGIQPYVTLYHWDLPQSLEDGYKGWLSPQSIKDFATYAETCFKAFGDRVKYWITFNEPHTFAVQGYDVGLQAPGRCSILLRTFCTVGNSATEPYIVGHNVLLSHATVVDIYKRKYQPKQKGSIGITLDSFWYEPATNTSADIQAAQRAVDFNLGWFIEPLIRGDYPRSMRARVGTRLPKFSQAQSAQVKGAFDFIGINHYTTWYANENNTNIIGVLLNDSLADSGAFTLPIALGRPVHDRANSIWLYIVPDGIRSLMNYIRQKYDNPLVIITENGMDDGNSPFVSIKNALKDEKRIKYHNDYLTSLLAAIKEDGCNVRGYFVWSLLDNWEWGAGFSSRFGLYYVDYKDNLKRYAKDSVTWFKNFLAS from the exons atGATGTTGGTGAGGAAAtgcaataacaataataataataatattattggtttgataatatttatgtatgttgTGGGTGTCGGAATCCCAACATGCTTTGCTCAGAATATAATAAGCAGAGGAAGCTTTCCAAAGGGCTTCGTTTTCGGAACTGCTTCTTCAGCTTTtcag TACGAAGGCGCCGTTAAGGAGGACGGAAGGGGTCCGACAATCTGGGACAAGTTTGCTCATtcttttg GAAAAGTGATTGATTTTAGCAATGCCGATGTAGCGAATGATCAGTATCACCTCTACACT GGAGATATACAGCTCATGAAAGACATGGGAATGGATGCATACAGGTTTTCGATTGCCTGGTCCAGGATTTATCCTA ATGGTACGGGGGTAATCAACCAAGCTGGGATCGATCATTACAACAAGCTGATCGATGCTTTACTTGCCAACG GAATCCAACCATACGTGACGCTCTACCACTGGGATCTCCCTCAAAGCCTCGAAGACGGGTATAAGGGATGGTTGAGCCCTCAAAGCAT AAAGGACTTTGCCACGTATGCTGAAACGTGCTTCAAGGCGTTTGGCGACAGAGTGAAGTATTGGATCACGTTCAACGAGCCCCACACGTTTGCTGTACAAGGCTATGATGTGGGGCTTCAGGCGCCCGGTCGATGTTCCATCCTGCTCCGTACCTTTTGTACGGTCGGAAACTCTGCAACCGAGCCTTATATAGTCGGTCACAACGTCCTTCTTTCACATGCAACGGTTGTCGACATTTATAAAAGGAAGTACCAG CCAAAACAAAAAGGATCAATCGGGATAACGTTGGACTCCTTCTGGTATGAACCGGCAACAAACACCTCAGCTGATATTCAAGCAGCACAAAGAGCGGTCGATTTTAATTTGGGTTG GTTTATTGAACCTCTGATTCGTGGGGACTATCCGAGGTCGATGAGAGCCCGAGTTGGAACACGACTGCCTAAATTTTCTCAGGCGCAATCCGCTCAGGTGAAGGGTGCCTTTGATTTTATCGGCATAAATCACTACACTACGTGGTATGCAAATGAAAATAACACCAACATAATCGGCGTTCTGCTCAATGACTCCCTTGCAGACTCGGGTGCTTTCACCCTAC CAATTGCACTAGGAAGGCCTGTACATGACAGG GCGAATTCGATATGGTTGTACATCGTGCCTGATGGGATAAGAAGTCTGATGAACTACATTAGGCAGAAGTACGACAACCCCCTtgtaataattacagaaaacg GAATGGACGATGGAAACAGCCCGTTTGTGTCCATCAAGAATGCTCTCAAGGATGAAAAACGGATCAAGTATCACAACGACTATCTGACGAGCCTGTTAGCTGCTATCAA AGAAGACGGTTGCAACGTGCGAGGGTACTTCGTGTGGTCGTTGCTGGATAACTGGGAATGGGGAGCTGGATTCAGCTCGCGATTTGGTCTGTACTATGTGGACTATAAGGACAACCTCAAGAGATACGCAAAGGACTCCGTGACAtggttcaagaatttcttaGCTTCTTAA